From a single Candidatus Limnocylindrales bacterium genomic region:
- a CDS encoding DUF4292 domain-containing protein, whose translation MKKFQNIGLFYSFLIFTWIGVLGCASSKNTSLKEIKTFKDYQEVPLDKLISIVNTQARSIYNLKSSIFIDFKSVGAEKKQSIQAKLAVERPDKVLLISFKELLPTFFTMVSDGIQFWLYIPSKREVFVGKNHPRSSNTQQENPLYRLRPYHLVDALLLEEITPEETSHFIYMEVVPGAYILNIGDRGEAGSGYYLRRRIFIEHKTLRIRRYQSFNEKSALVGDVTYDNYEKVEKIQFPYRVTIQRPWEGIEVALIFREVEINTDLNPKMFTFSLPKDHKVVELEN comes from the coding sequence ATGAAAAAATTCCAAAATATCGGGTTGTTTTATAGCTTTTTAATCTTTACCTGGATAGGAGTTTTGGGTTGTGCGAGTTCAAAAAATACCTCTCTGAAAGAAATCAAGACTTTTAAAGACTACCAGGAGGTTCCCCTCGATAAATTAATCTCGATCGTTAATACACAAGCTCGGTCTATTTATAATTTAAAATCGTCTATCTTTATAGATTTTAAAAGTGTAGGTGCAGAAAAAAAACAAAGTATTCAGGCCAAGCTGGCTGTTGAACGTCCGGATAAGGTTTTATTGATAAGCTTCAAAGAATTACTACCTACTTTTTTTACAATGGTTTCCGATGGAATCCAATTTTGGCTTTATATTCCATCTAAAAGAGAAGTCTTTGTAGGGAAGAATCACCCTCGGAGTTCAAATACCCAGCAGGAAAATCCTCTTTACAGATTACGTCCCTACCACCTGGTAGATGCCTTACTCCTTGAAGAAATAACTCCTGAGGAGACCTCCCACTTTATTTATATGGAAGTCGTACCGGGGGCTTACATTCTTAATATAGGGGATCGGGGGGAAGCAGGTTCTGGATATTATCTCCGGCGCCGTATATTTATTGAGCATAAAACTTTGAGGATTCGACGTTATCAATCTTTTAATGAAAAAAGTGCGTTGGTCGGTGATGTTACCTACGACAACTATGAAAAGGTCGAAAAAATCCAGTTCCCTTATCGGGTGACGATTCAAAGACCTTGGGAAGGCATTGAAGTAGCTTTAATCTTTCGGGAGGTTGAAATCAATACCGATTTGAATCCCAAGATGTTTACCTTCTCTTTACCTAAGGATCATAAGGTGGTCGAATTAGAGAATTAA